The Populus trichocarpa isolate Nisqually-1 chromosome 11, P.trichocarpa_v4.1, whole genome shotgun sequence genome has a segment encoding these proteins:
- the LOC7455916 gene encoding senescence-specific cysteine protease SAG39, whose protein sequence is MAFIPENKLIFAVVLLLGLWTSHVWSRSLYEASMMERHETWMAQYGRAYKGHVEKERRLNIFKNNVEFIESFNKVGKKPYKLSVNEFADLTNEEFQASRNGYKMSAHLSSSSTKPFRYENVSAVPSTMDWRKKGAVTPIKDQGQCGCCWAFSAVAATEGITQLSTGKLISLSEQELVDCDTSGEDQGCNGGLMDDAFDFIIQNKGLTTEANYPYQGADGACNSGKAAAKITGYEDVPANSEAALLKAVANQPVSVAIDAGGSAFQFYSSGVFTGDCGTDLDHGVTAVGYGMSDDGTKYWLVKNSWGTSWGENGYIRMERDIDAQEGLCGIAMEASYPTA, encoded by the exons ATGGCTTTTATACCAGAAAACAAACTAATCTTTGCAGTGGTCTTACTTCTTGGGCTCTGGACTTCTCATGTCTGGTCACGCTCTCTGTATGAGGCTTCCATGATGGAGAGACATGAAACATGGATGGCTCAGTATGGACGAGCATATAAAGGCCATGTAGAGAAGGAGAGGCGCTTAAACATATTCAAGAACAACGTGGAGTTCATCGAGTCTTTCAACAAGGTTGGGAAAAAGCCTTACAAGCTAAGTGTCAACGAATTTGCAGATCTTACGAATGAGGAATTCCAGGCCTCGCGCAATGGATACAAGATGTCCGCTCATTTGAGCTCATCTAGCACCAAGCCTTTCAGGTATGAAAATGTAAGTGCAGTTCCGTCTACCATGGACTGGAGAAAGAAAGGAGCTGTTACCCCTATCAAGGACCAGGGTCAATGCG GCTGTTGCTGGGCATTTTCTGCTGTGGCTGCGACAGAAGGGATTACCCAGCTCTCAACTGGAAAGTTGATATCTCTTTCCGAGCAAGAACTGGTTGATTGTGATACAAGTGGTGAAGACCAAGGTTGTAACGGTGGTCTTATGGATGACGCcttcgatttcatcattcagaACAAAGGCCTTACGACTGAAGCCAATTACCCCTACCAGGGAGCTGATGGAGCTTGCAACTCTGGGAAGGCAGCTGCAAAGATCACTGGTTATGAAGACGTGCCTGCCAACAGCGAGGCAGCATTATTGAAGGCAGTAGCCAATCAGCCAGTCTCAGTTGCTATTGATGCTGGTGGATCTGCCTTCCAATTCTACTCGAGTGGTGTGTTTACTGGAGATTGTGGGACTGATTTAGATCATGGTGTGACTGCTGTTGGGTATGGTATGAGTGATGATGGTACCAAGTACTGGTTAGTCAAGAATTCCTGGGGAACTAGCTGGGGAGAGAATGGATACATAAGAATGGAAAGAGATATTGATGCCCAGGAAGGTCTTTGTGGAATTGCAATGGAAGCTTCGTACCCTACAGCGTAA
- the LOC7455917 gene encoding 50S ribosomal protein L34, chloroplastic, translated as MATSISLISSSPPPWMASSRTRSDGSASASLSLISGSRTKRGFSMNVATNSTTRSGLLHCSFLPSSSLSLPSSFSGLSLGLDLNSNIGVRKDIGRGLVVRAGKAALCLTKRSRSRKSLARTHGFRRRMRTTSGRAVLKRRRAKGRKVLCTKSNPNSGKGS; from the exons ATGGCTACTTCAATATCATTGATATCGTCATCACCGCCACCTTGGATGGCGTCGAGTCGAACAAGAAGCGATGGCAGCGCATCAGCTTCACTCTCTCTTATTTCTGGTTCAAGAACGAAAAGGGGTTTTTCAATGAATGTGGCCACCAACTCCACAACTCGCTCAGGGCTGCTTCATTgctccttccttccttcctcttctctctctctaccttCTTCCTTCTCAg GTTTATCTCTGGGATTGGATTTGAATTCTAACATCGGAGTAAGAAAGGATATAGGTCGTGGTCTAGTGGTGAGAGCTGGGAAGGCTGCACTTTGTCTAACCAAGAGAAGCAGGTCCAGAAAGTCTCTGGCTCGGACTCATGGCTTCCGTCGAAGAATGAGAACCACTAGTGGGAGGGCAGTGTTGAAACGTCGACGTGCTAAAGGAAGAAAGGTCCTTTGCACCAAGTCCAATCCCAATAGTGGGAAAGGTTCATAA